CGGGATCCGCGAAAGTCTTCACGAAGGCGTCGAAGGAGTTGTTCCCGAACATCCCCCGGGTCGGGTTGAGCTCCCGAGCGCAAGAACTCCAGAGTTTCCCGGATGGCTTCATGAACACGGTTTCCGGTCCAGAGGTAACGGTTGGTCAGCTTCTTCAGGCGATAGGCTTCCCTGGCGAGCGGCGATGCCTCCCTTTCCCAGCCTCCCCAGGAGCCGTAGCGTGAAAACCAGTATTGACGTTCGCAGGTTCGAAACTGGCTTCCCTGGGAGAGAGAGTAAGAAAATCGGTTGACAAGTTCGGCCATCTGGGATGCCTTTCAGAGAAGGGAAGGGGACAATCGCTGTCTCTGGAATCAGGCTGTGGTGTCCTGGTTCTGTTCCGAACGGGCGACCTTGAGACGGATGCGACAGAAAGTACAGACTTCCGTGTAGGAAGGGGTCTGGCATTCCCGGCAGAGGTGGGCGGGAGCTTCTTCTGCCTTCTCCGGATAGAAACGGCTTCGCCGGTCGAGAAAACCAAAGTAGAAAGCCTGTTTTGTCCCCGGAGATTCCTGTTCGACCTGGTTCATGATCTTTTTGTAGAAAAGCTGTTTGGCATTGACCGACATCGGGCATTCATGCACGACGTAGTTGATGCCCTTCAGGAAGGCGTAAGCCGCCATTTCTTTTTCTGTCAGGCGGTTCAGGGGTTTGACTTTCCGGACAAGCCCCCCTTCATCCGGCAAGGCGGGATTTTGTTTTTCGAGATATCCGTCCTGCCAGTGGAGAATGTTCCCAAGCAAACGGGACGCTTCATCGTCCAGGTTGTGACCGGTCGCCACAACCTGACACTCCAGTTTTTGCGCTGCCCGGTTAAAGAGATGGCGCTTTGAAACGCCGCACGCGGAACAGGGAGGGCGATTCGTCAGTTCTGCAATGTTGGCGACAGAAGCGCCGACCTCCTGTACCAGGGATTCAACATGCAGGGTCAGCCCGTAACGGAGAGCGAACGCACGCGTTTTTTCGAGGGATTCTCCGGAGTACCCCCCGATTCCAAGGTCCAGATGAAACCCGGTTGTCTGGTATCCGAGCCGGTTCAGGATATCCCAGAGTGCAAGAGAATCCTTCCCTCCGGAAACAGCAACCAGAATCCGGTCGTTTTTGCCGAACATCTCGAATTCGTCAATGGCTTTCCAGACCTGGTCCATCAAATACGAGTCGAAGCAGGCGGGACAAAAGGAGGCATTGTGACGGGGGAGGTCGATGACGGCCTTTTCGCGGCAGACGCGGCACTTCATGTCGATCCTCCCGAAATGACAGGACGGATCTCCACCTCGATATCGGGAGAGAGTGTTTCGTCCTGGGTCAGGAGCTGTTCTCCCTGAATCACCAGAACGGTTTCCGGGTCGAGGCCGAGGTCCTTCAGAAGCCGATGGACCTTCCGGCGATAGGTGACATGTCCCCGGGTGCCTGTCTGCGCATTGTAGACGGAAAGCATGTTCTTTCCTTCTCGTTCATCATCCTGTTCCTTTTGAAAGCCTGAACTCGTCATGTCCTGAAGAACCCCGGCCATCCCGGCCGTTGTGCCGGAACGGCGTATAGATATGGATATTGATTTGATGCGTGACGGCTGCAGTCGATACACGGGAGAATTTCTTCTCCTGGAAAGTATAACAGAAGGAGGAATCCGGGATCATGTCCGGCTCAGAAATCGTGATGGTGTCAGGGAGAAGACGATTCTCGGGGAAAACCCAGGGCCTCTCCTCTTATGAGGCACACAAGAGCGAAGCGGTAGGCGGCCTCCCGTCGATTCGGGTCGGAAATGTTTTCGGCGATCTTGCGGGCTTTTTCTTCAATTTTTTCCAGACGGTTCCCGGAGAGAGGGATCGGGACCCGGCGGGGTCCGAATTCTTTTTCGGATCGGGTTCTCTGGACGCGAAAACGGATTGTCATCTCCGGAGCTTCCGGAAACAGGCGCTGGATTGCCTGGCGAAACTGGGGTTCCAGGAAGGAAAATTCCTTTCGGTGGAGGGGGCTGTCCACGGCAATGACCAGAATGTTCCTGCTATAGGACCAAGGGCGGGAGTGGTCAGAAACCGGACCCGGAAAACATCGTTTCCAGTCTCTTCTCAGGGCGGCGAGGAATAGATCGTCTTTGGACGCCCATTGAAGCGCCAGCGTTCGGGTCATGGATCCCAGATCGGTAAATGCCAAGGCGACTCCGGAAGAGACATGCCTGATTGGTTTGAGTTTCTTTGGGATGATATGGCATAATACGCCCGGCCGTCTGTCGAGGCAACCTAGGTGGCATCTCCCCGGAGTCGTCCGGATGGAATGCCGGGACGGGTTTTGCAACGGACAATACCCTGGAGGGTGATCGACTTATGCCAGAAACGGGAGTGCCAGATTCCGAGAAGGGCGTCGTCTGGACGGAAGATGCTCAGGCATTGCTGAAAAAAGTTCCTTTTTTTATACGGAAGAACGTTGAGAAAGAGGCCGAAGAATATGCCCGCCAGAATTCTTCCGGAAAAGTGGATGCCGGTGTGATTGCCCGCATCAAGTCCCTCAAGACGGACCGGTTGGAAGAGTCCGGAGCTCCGGTAGAGTCCTCCCAGGCCGAGTCTGCTCCTGCCTCCCCTTCGTTACCTTCGTCTTCCGGTTCGGGAAACAAGAGGACATCCTCTCCTCCGGAAACTCCGGGCGAAGAGCCTCAAACGACTTCCCGGAGTGCTTCTGCCAAGCTCGGAGAAGGGGATTCCCCGGGATCGTCTTTTTCCCTTTCAAGAGATTTTTCAAGCTTTTCCCTTTTTCGCCTCGATCCGGCCTGGAGAAAGCTACATCCCACAGAGATCGGCCATGGAAAGAGAGAGTTCCACGAAATCGTGAAGTCCTACTCGAATCAGATTGCCGTTTATTCGTACTGTCTGGTCGGTCTTCATGGATCGGGGGATCTCCTTCTCTGGCGGACCGGCACGAGTCTCGAGGTCTTGCAGGAAATGACCGGTAAAATGTTGTCGACGTTTTTCGGACGATATCTGCTGACGGAAAAAAATTACATGGGGTATCTGACGCAGCAGAACAGCCGTTCGCTTTTTACACCCAGCAAGAGCCGGTTCATTCATGTCAAACCTGTTGTTATGACCCGCGAATGGCATCAGCTCGCTCCTTTTATTCGCGAAGTCATCGAGCAGGAATCCCGGGACATCGCTTCCCGCTACCCGGGAGTCCGCCTGACGACCATGGCCAGTTATGGTCTCGATGAATCCGACTATGTGATGATTCTCGAAAGTGATTCCCCCGAGCTCCTTGTCCAGTT
The sequence above is drawn from the Leptospirillum ferriphilum ML-04 genome and encodes:
- a CDS encoding tRNA(Ile)-lysidine synthetase gives rise to the protein MKCRVCREKAVIDLPRHNASFCPACFDSYLMDQVWKAIDEFEMFGKNDRILVAVSGGKDSLALWDILNRLGYQTTGFHLDLGIGGYSGESLEKTRAFALRYGLTLHVESLVQEVGASVANIAELTNRPPCSACGVSKRHLFNRAAQKLECQVVATGHNLDDEASRLLGNILHWQDGYLEKQNPALPDEGGLVRKVKPLNRLTEKEMAAYAFLKGINYVVHECPMSVNAKQLFYKKIMNQVEQESPGTKQAFYFGFLDRRSRFYPEKAEEAPAHLCRECQTPSYTEVCTFCRIRLKVARSEQNQDTTA
- a CDS encoding DUF721 domain-containing protein gives rise to the protein MAFTDLGSMTRTLALQWASKDDLFLAALRRDWKRCFPGPVSDHSRPWSYSRNILVIAVDSPLHRKEFSFLEPQFRQAIQRLFPEAPEMTIRFRVQRTRSEKEFGPRRVPIPLSGNRLEKIEEKARKIAENISDPNRREAAYRFALVCLIRGEALGFPRESSSP
- a CDS encoding chlorite dismutase family protein, with amino-acid sequence MPETGVPDSEKGVVWTEDAQALLKKVPFFIRKNVEKEAEEYARQNSSGKVDAGVIARIKSLKTDRLEESGAPVESSQAESAPASPSLPSSSGSGNKRTSSPPETPGEEPQTTSRSASAKLGEGDSPGSSFSLSRDFSSFSLFRLDPAWRKLHPTEIGHGKREFHEIVKSYSNQIAVYSYCLVGLHGSGDLLLWRTGTSLEVLQEMTGKMLSTFFGRYLLTEKNYMGYLTQQNSRSLFTPSKSRFIHVKPVVMTREWHQLAPFIREVIEQESRDIASRYPGVRLTTMASYGLDESDYVMILESDSPELLVQFNDAFQGAQIYRYIDDSQRGITAISRSMSDILDLLGG